Within the Thermanaeromonas toyohensis ToBE genome, the region CCACCCCAATTTTAGGACCTTGGCGCTGGGGCGTAGCCAAGCGGTAAGGCAACGGACTTTGGATCCGTGATTCGTTGGTTCGAATCCAGCCGCCCCAGCCATTATTCTACGTGAGCCATTAGCTCAGTCGGTAGAGCACCTGACTTTTAATCAGGGTGTCGGAGGTTCGATTCCTCCATGGCTCACCAAGGTGCGGGCGTGGCGGAATGGCAGACGCGCTAGACTTAGGATCTAGTGGGTTTTCGCCCGTGGAGGTTCAAGTCCTCTCGCCCGCACCAATATCTTTTCTTAAGTTTATTTAGGTACTTACAATGATAGTTTAAGAAAATAGTTTAAGAAGAGGAGGGGCTTAAGAGAAGTAGCCCTTTTTTCTTTATACTTTTGATTGTTAAAGAACTTTAGGGATGGGTGGTTAAGCGTGCTAGATACCCAGTTGCTAGTATTTAAGACGGTAGCTGAGCAGAAAAGTTTTTCTGGAGCAGCCAGAGTACTCCATATGACTCAACCGGCCATAAGCATCCATATCCAGAATTTGGAAGATTATTTCGGCACCCGCCTTCTGGATCGGAATAATAGACATGTATCCCTGACTGAGGCTGGCCGGGTTCTTTATCATTACGCAGTGGAACTAAGCCGGCTTTATGATGAAGCCCGCAAAGCGGTGGCCGAGGTAACCGGCAAAGTAAAAGGTAAACTCGTAATCGGGGCCACTTTGACCATAGGTGAATATCTTTTACCCCGTATTGCCGGTTATTTTAAACAAAGATACCCGGAAGTTGATATAACCCTAGAGATTGCTAACACCCAGGAGATTGTCCGCCGGGTCCTAGGCCACGAGTTAGATTTAGGTCTTGTGGAGGGTCGTGTAGAACATCCTGACCTTATCCAACAGGACATCTACCAGGACGAACTAGTGGTTATTGTTCCGCCCCAGCACCCCTGGGCCGAACGAAAAGAGATTACTTTAGAGGATTTAAGGAGAGAGCCGGTGATCCTTCGGGAAAAAGGGTCTGGGACGCGCCAAGTGGCAGAAGAAGGACTAAAAAAGGCAGGATTAGATCTATGCGCTTTAAAAATAGCTATGGAACTAGGTAGCACTCAAGCCATTAAGGAGGCTGTAGAGGCTGGTCTGGGAGTGGCTATTATCTCGCGGCTGGCTATAAAAAAAGAAAGCAGGAATAACCTGCTCCGGGAAGTTAGACTACAAGGAGTGGACTTTAAACGCTCTTTACGTGTGGCTTATAGCCGACACAAATTCCGTAGCCCGTCAGCGGAAGCCTTTCTGAGATTATTGCTGTCTAAAGAGGCCTTCTCTCTTCTGGATTAAAAGGCTATCTTAAAACTGTAACCAGGTTATGACCAAGTAGCCATACAGGGTAAGGAACAGGGAGCCCAGGAACCCTACACTTAAGCCTTTACTTCCTACCCGTCTAACCATATCTAAGTTTACGTTAAGGCCCAATCCAACCATACCCATAGTAAGCAAGAATACCCCTAACTGGATAAGGGAGCTTACTAGGACAGGAGGTAATATGTGCCAGGTGTTAAACATACTTAAGGCTAAAAATCCCAGGATAAACCATGGAAAGGGGAGCTTCTGACAACTAGGTGTGGTTTTATTGCCTCGAAGGTTATAGTATATCCCCAGCAGGAGGACTACAGGTACTAAGAGGGCCACTCTACCCAGTTTGACTAGGATGGCTAGGTCTAGACTATCTGGACCTCCCGCTTGCGCGGCAGCTATAACATGACCTAACTCCTGGAGGGTACTACCAGAAAAAAGCCCGAATTGACTAGATGAGAAGTGAAGTACGGGGTAAAGCAAAGCATACGCTAAGGCCATGAAAGTACCTGCTAAGGAAATAATACCTACAGATATAGCTACTTCTTCTTCATGGGCTTTAATGACTGGAGCGGTAGCAGCAATGGCCGAGGCCCCACATATACCTGTACCTATGGCGATAAGGGAACCGTAATTACCCGGCAATCCTGCTTTTTTAGCTAATAAGGGGATAAAGGTGAGGGCAGTAAATACAATCCCTAGATCTAGGAGTAGGACCTGGGGTCCGGAAGCAAGGATTTGAGGTATATTAAGGCGCAAGCCCAGAAGGATGATACCATAACGGAGCATATTTTTACTAGCAAAAGTGATACCTGGGAAGGCTGTTTCAGGAACTTCCATGAAGTGACGCCAGGCCATTCCCACTAGGATAGCGAGGACCATACTCCCTAAAAGGTTAAGGTAGGGTAGGCTAGCCAGTTGTTTGGCTACCAGGGCCAAAACAAAGGTTAATACCAATCCGGGCACCAGCCCCAGGCTCTGGCTGTTGCCTTGGGCCGTAAGGGGTTTGGTGCTCATATTGAACCTCCTTCTTTAGATTTAATTTTTGAGATTAGAATACCATGGGATCCCGGAAAATGTAAAATATAGAAGATTTATAGCTTCCATTACGGAAAGCATGGGCAATAAGCTTGACAGCTCTACAATATATTTGCTAAAATGCGGCTACGAAGCCAGCCTCGGCCTAAAGCTTCCTTTGGCCGAGGCCTTCTTCTAGCAGGAAATATCCGGGAGATAGCGAAATGATCCTCTAAGTCTAAAACCTTGAGGAGGACGCAGCATAAATGAAGGCTACGGTGGAGAAGCTAGAAAATAACCGGGTAGTTTTGGAAGTGGAGGTAGAAGCTCCCCAGTTAGCTAAAGCCCTCGAGCGAGCTTACCGTAAGTTAGTACGCCAAGTAAATATCCCCGGCTTCCGACGGGGAAAAGCCCCTCGGTTTATATTAGAGCGGTATCTGGGTAAAGAGTCCCTGTATCATGAAGCCATAGATATGGTGGTACCGGAGGCTTACCGCCAGGCCGTAGAGGAGACTAAGATTGAACCCATCGATCGTCCCCAGGTAGAAATAATCCAGGCAGAAGAGGGGCAGCCCCTTATTTTTAAGGCTACCGTAGAAGTTAAACCGGAAGTAACCTTAGGGCAATATAAGGGCTTAGAAGTAAATAAGCCGGAGGTGAAAGTGACCGAGGAAGACGTTGAGCAATACCTCAAGGGTTTACAGGAAAGGTATGCCGAGCTTAAGGAAGCAGAAGACGGAACGGTTCGAGAAGGCGATCTGGTATTTATCGATTTTCAGGGGCTGATCGAGGGTCGTGAATATCCTGGGCTCAAAGGAGAAAATTATCCCTTAGAGATAGGTTCCGGTACTTTTATTGCTGACTTTGAGGCCCAACTCGTAGGGGCTAAAGTAGATGAAGAGCGGGAGGTTAAGGTAACTTTTCCTGAAGGTTATTTCCGTCAAGAGCTGGCAGGGAAAGAGGCAGTTTTCCTCGTCAAAATCCGAGCTATCAAGCGAAAGCACTTGGCTCCTTTAGATGATGAATTTGCCAAGGATGTAAGCGAATTTGAAACCTTAGATGAGCTAAAGGCTGATATTAGGAGACGTCTAGAAAAACAGCGGGAAGAATGGGCTAAGGCTGAAGTTCGTCGCCAAGTAGTAGAAAAGGTGGTGGAAGATGCCCAGGTAGAAGTACCTCAAATTTTGGTGGAACGCCAGATTGACCGTTTAATAGAAGATTTTGCTTTGCGTCTCCATTCCCAAGGGAGTTCGTTAGAGAAGTTTATGGAAAGAACTGGTAAAGATATCTTTAAGCTGCGGGAAGATTTCCGGCCTCGGGCAGAGAAACAGGTCAAGACAGAGCTGGTATTAGAAGCCATTGCTAAAGCAGAGGGGCTTACAGCCACTCCGGAAGAGATAGATAGGGAAATCCA harbors:
- the tig gene encoding trigger factor — translated: MKATVEKLENNRVVLEVEVEAPQLAKALERAYRKLVRQVNIPGFRRGKAPRFILERYLGKESLYHEAIDMVVPEAYRQAVEETKIEPIDRPQVEIIQAEEGQPLIFKATVEVKPEVTLGQYKGLEVNKPEVKVTEEDVEQYLKGLQERYAELKEAEDGTVREGDLVFIDFQGLIEGREYPGLKGENYPLEIGSGTFIADFEAQLVGAKVDEEREVKVTFPEGYFRQELAGKEAVFLVKIRAIKRKHLAPLDDEFAKDVSEFETLDELKADIRRRLEKQREEWAKAEVRRQVVEKVVEDAQVEVPQILVERQIDRLIEDFALRLHSQGSSLEKFMERTGKDIFKLREDFRPRAEKQVKTELVLEAIAKAEGLTATPEEIDREIQEMARVLKKDPLEVREKIGDGLERLKYDIIINKAAQFLVDHSVPVVKNGEGKEDQEDSGGGIEGVHSGTDSSRADQ
- a CDS encoding selenium metabolism-associated LysR family transcriptional regulator translates to MLDTQLLVFKTVAEQKSFSGAARVLHMTQPAISIHIQNLEDYFGTRLLDRNNRHVSLTEAGRVLYHYAVELSRLYDEARKAVAEVTGKVKGKLVIGATLTIGEYLLPRIAGYFKQRYPEVDITLEIANTQEIVRRVLGHELDLGLVEGRVEHPDLIQQDIYQDELVVIVPPQHPWAERKEITLEDLRREPVILREKGSGTRQVAEEGLKKAGLDLCALKIAMELGSTQAIKEAVEAGLGVAIISRLAIKKESRNNLLREVRLQGVDFKRSLRVAYSRHKFRSPSAEAFLRLLLSKEAFSLLD
- a CDS encoding YeiH family protein — protein: MSTKPLTAQGNSQSLGLVPGLVLTFVLALVAKQLASLPYLNLLGSMVLAILVGMAWRHFMEVPETAFPGITFASKNMLRYGIILLGLRLNIPQILASGPQVLLLDLGIVFTALTFIPLLAKKAGLPGNYGSLIAIGTGICGASAIAATAPVIKAHEEEVAISVGIISLAGTFMALAYALLYPVLHFSSSQFGLFSGSTLQELGHVIAAAQAGGPDSLDLAILVKLGRVALLVPVVLLLGIYYNLRGNKTTPSCQKLPFPWFILGFLALSMFNTWHILPPVLVSSLIQLGVFLLTMGMVGLGLNVNLDMVRRVGSKGLSVGFLGSLFLTLYGYLVITWLQF